In Muribaculum gordoncarteri, the genomic window TCATCAACGACTTCGATGCCTCAAGTATGAACTATACATTATTAGACTTTTTAGCTCTCCTCGGTTCCGTCGGTTTGTTCCTCTACGGAATGAAAGTGATGAGCGAAGGCCTCCAGAAGGCTGCGGGCGACCGCTTGCGTAACATCCTTTCGGCAATGACCCGCAACAGATTCACAGGTACATTGACCGGTTTTGCCATCACCGCCCTGATTCAGAGCTCGTCGGCCTCCACCGTAATGGTAGTCAGCTTCGTAAATGCAGGCTTGATGACGCTGGCCCAATCAATGGCGGTCATCTTCGGAGCAAATGTGGGTACGACATTCACGGCATGGATCATAGCCCTGTTCGGATTCAAAGTCGACACATCGCTCTTCATCCTCCCGCTCATAGCATGTTCCGTCCCGTTGCTCTTCTCAAAGAAAAGCCGCACCAAGTCCATAGGCGAGTTCCTGATAGGATTCTCATTCCTCTTCATGGGTTTGGACATGATAAGCGACTATGTCCCCGACCTTCAGAGCAATCCCGAAATGTTTGCCTTCCTCGAGCGTTACGCATCGATGGGCTTCACTTCAGTGCTGCTGTTCCTGCTTGTGGGTATAATAGTCACGGCAGTCATCCAGTCGTCGGCGGCGACATTCGCCATAGTACTTATAATGTGTACCAAGGGATGGATATCATTTGACCTTGCCTGTGCCGTAGTGCTCGGCAGCAACATAGGAACCACCATAACGCCGCTGCTCGCGTCAATGAGCGGAAACGTTGCGGCAAAACGAACGGCGATGGGACACCTGCTGTTCAACGCCCTCGGCATAATATGGACTTTGTGTGTATTCTATCCGTTTGTCAACCTCAACGTGTGGATAACCGAAGCCCTCGGACAAGGCAATCCGGAAACTCTGTTTACCTACGTGAATACTCTCGAAGATACACAGCCCGACATATACAACCAACTCTTTGCCGGCAGTCTTCCGGCAGGACATGAAGTGCTGGCCAAGATCGCCATGATGCAGTTCAGCGTGTCATTCGGCCTCTCAATGTTCCACACCGTGTTCAATCTCATCAACCTTTCGATAATGATATGGCTCACGGGAATGTATGTGAAGATTGTCGAGAAGCTAATCCCCGCAAAGCACAAGGAGGACGAAGAGTTCCAGCTCAAATTCATATCGGCCGGCTTGCTCAGTGCTTCAGAACTCAACATAGCCCAGGCCGAGAAGGAGATGACCGTATATGCCCAACGCGTACAGCGCATGATCGACATGGCGGAAAACCTCGTACACTCCAAGGAGAAGAGCGAGGAGTTCTCGCAACTGTTCTCGCGGCTTGAGAAATATGAGGAGATTTCCGACCGCATGGAAATCGAAATCGCCAACTACCTCAACCGATGCGCCGAGGGGCGACTCTCCAATGAAGGTAAACTCCACATCGCCGCGATGCTCAACATCGTCAGCGAAATCGAGAGCATAGCCGACTGCTGCTTCGGATGCGCCAAGATACTCATACGCAAGCAGGAGAGCGGTGTCGACTTCACCGAATTGATATACAAGAACATCGACACGATGTTTGGCTACCTGAAAGAGGCTATGACCGACATGATAGAGCTGCTCAGCGATGTAGAAAAAGCAAGGGAAGTGGCCATCATACGCTCCTACAACAAAGAGCGTGAGATCAACAACCTGCGCAATCAGCTGCGCACCAACAATGTCGAGAACATCAACAACAAGGTGTACGAGTATCAGTCGGGCATATACTACATGGACATTATCAACGACCTCGAAAAGATGGGCGACTATATAATAAATGTAGTAGACACGATTCGCGACCATTTTCGCAAGCATGTTGCTTAAGTAATTACATCTATGTGGCAATACCGTGACTGATGTTACGAATTGCCATTGTAATGTGATATAAGGGTTAAAAATGTGCTACAATGCGGTTACTAACATTGTAGCACAT contains:
- a CDS encoding Na/Pi cotransporter family protein, yielding MNYTLLDFLALLGSVGLFLYGMKVMSEGLQKAAGDRLRNILSAMTRNRFTGTLTGFAITALIQSSSASTVMVVSFVNAGLMTLAQSMAVIFGANVGTTFTAWIIALFGFKVDTSLFILPLIACSVPLLFSKKSRTKSIGEFLIGFSFLFMGLDMISDYVPDLQSNPEMFAFLERYASMGFTSVLLFLLVGIIVTAVIQSSAATFAIVLIMCTKGWISFDLACAVVLGSNIGTTITPLLASMSGNVAAKRTAMGHLLFNALGIIWTLCVFYPFVNLNVWITEALGQGNPETLFTYVNTLEDTQPDIYNQLFAGSLPAGHEVLAKIAMMQFSVSFGLSMFHTVFNLINLSIMIWLTGMYVKIVEKLIPAKHKEDEEFQLKFISAGLLSASELNIAQAEKEMTVYAQRVQRMIDMAENLVHSKEKSEEFSQLFSRLEKYEEISDRMEIEIANYLNRCAEGRLSNEGKLHIAAMLNIVSEIESIADCCFGCAKILIRKQESGVDFTELIYKNIDTMFGYLKEAMTDMIELLSDVEKAREVAIIRSYNKEREINNLRNQLRTNNVENINNKVYEYQSGIYYMDIINDLEKMGDYIINVVDTIRDHFRKHVA